A portion of the Acidisoma sp. PAMC 29798 genome contains these proteins:
- a CDS encoding HAD family hydrolase, protein MATILSKHVIFDLDGTLIDSRKAVEACYRHVFKTVLRRVFPPANIDPHIFYAMRPAEVFGLVTPDRVATCLEAYQRHYPEAAAMLILFDGARELIAAIIAADRIPSLVTNKGLARTLIDLDRAGIDVRAFRAIVTAEDTVERKPHPAPILLGLERAGARAADAVYVGDGPHDVISAQAAGTRAIAVTYGFYTATEMSVLGADCVVHDLPQLAQALGLNLEVVLS, encoded by the coding sequence ATGGCGACCATCCTCTCAAAGCATGTCATCTTCGATCTCGACGGAACGCTGATCGACAGCCGCAAGGCGGTCGAGGCCTGCTATCGCCATGTTTTCAAGACCGTACTGCGGCGTGTGTTTCCACCGGCCAATATCGACCCGCATATTTTCTATGCGATGCGGCCCGCCGAGGTTTTCGGCCTTGTGACGCCCGACCGGGTGGCCACCTGCCTTGAGGCCTATCAACGGCATTATCCCGAGGCCGCGGCCATGCTCATTCTTTTCGACGGTGCGCGGGAGCTGATCGCGGCGATCATCGCGGCCGATCGCATCCCGAGCCTTGTTACCAACAAGGGCCTTGCACGAACCTTGATCGATCTCGATCGCGCCGGCATCGATGTGCGCGCCTTCAGAGCGATCGTGACTGCGGAGGACACGGTGGAACGCAAGCCGCATCCGGCGCCCATTTTGCTGGGGCTTGAGCGTGCGGGCGCGCGGGCCGCCGACGCCGTCTATGTGGGGGACGGCCCTCATGACGTCATTTCCGCGCAGGCCGCAGGAACGCGCGCCATCGCCGTGACCTACGGCTTCTATACGGCGACCGAAATGTCGGTGCTCGGCGCTGACTGCGTGGTGCATGACCTGCCGCAGCTGGCGCAGGCGCTCGGCCTCAATCTCGAAGTTGTCCTGTCATGA
- a CDS encoding SMP-30/gluconolactonase/LRE family protein, translated as MTEFTVIAEGLAFPEGPVVLPDGTLLVVEIGRGVITHIDSRGRRALAAPGGGPNGAALGPDGRLYVCNNGGFTWHTESGVRRPVAKAPDNTGGRIERIDLETGKVEVLYDRCAGRALSAPNDIVFDQHGGFWFTDHGHRRDRQLEFGSVYYARVDGGHIAEMAFPLIGPNGIGLSPDGRTLYVAETSSGRLWSYPVLSPGVIGKAAWPSPTGGDLVCGLPGFHRYDSLAVEAEGNIVIASLRIGGLDVVSPSGALVQRIETPDPYTTNICFGGADLKTTFVTLSSSGRVVSMPWDRPGLRLAHQA; from the coding sequence ATGACGGAGTTCACCGTCATCGCCGAAGGGCTGGCCTTTCCCGAAGGCCCTGTCGTGCTACCGGATGGCACTCTTTTGGTCGTCGAGATTGGCCGTGGCGTTATCACCCATATCGACAGCCGTGGCCGTCGCGCGCTCGCCGCGCCTGGTGGCGGCCCAAATGGCGCGGCGCTTGGGCCCGACGGCCGGCTCTATGTCTGCAACAATGGCGGCTTCACCTGGCACACTGAGAGCGGTGTTCGCCGCCCCGTTGCCAAAGCACCCGACAACACGGGCGGCCGGATCGAGCGGATTGATCTGGAAACCGGCAAGGTGGAGGTTCTGTATGATCGCTGTGCCGGGCGCGCGCTGTCGGCGCCCAATGACATCGTCTTCGATCAGCACGGCGGCTTCTGGTTCACGGATCATGGCCACCGCCGTGACCGCCAATTGGAATTCGGCAGTGTCTACTATGCGCGCGTGGACGGCGGCCACATTGCTGAGATGGCCTTTCCGCTGATCGGCCCGAATGGCATCGGCCTCTCTCCAGACGGTCGGACGCTTTATGTTGCCGAAACATCGTCCGGCCGGCTGTGGTCCTATCCAGTCCTGTCGCCCGGCGTCATCGGCAAGGCGGCTTGGCCATCACCCACAGGCGGCGATCTCGTCTGCGGCTTGCCGGGCTTTCACCGTTACGATTCCCTCGCGGTCGAGGCCGAGGGGAATATTGTCATTGCATCCCTACGCATCGGCGGCCTGGATGTCGTGTCGCCAAGCGGTGCCCTGGTGCAGCGTATCGAGACACCCGATCCCTATACCACCAATATCTGCTTTGGCGGTGCCGACTTGAAGACAACCTTCGTGACGCTGTCATCAAGCGGCCGTGTTGTCTCCATGCCCTGGGATCGCCCCGGCTTGCGTCTCGCTCACCAAGCCTGA
- a CDS encoding transketolase, with protein MMSRNHPPEHPDIGRLKERALNLRRLMLNMASGKGEGYIAQGLGIADCLAALYFHELRYDPDAPDWKDRDRFVLSTGHYAIAMYAVLAEAGYLPVTELASYGLNGSSLPMSTFDDTPGVEMVGGSLGHGLGQSVGMAIGLRLDGSPARVFNELSDGELQEGSTWEAAMGAATFKLDSLVAIIDCNGIQADGPVTVMIDPVADKFTAFGWEAVEIDGNDMQALVTALANARTPNGKPKAIVLRTIPGKGVPTLERRDRAHFVRVANDEWDELKAELEIHHG; from the coding sequence ATGATGTCGCGCAATCATCCCCCCGAACATCCCGATATCGGCCGGCTCAAGGAGCGCGCTCTCAATCTGCGCCGCCTCATGCTGAACATGGCGAGTGGCAAGGGGGAGGGCTATATTGCGCAAGGGCTCGGCATCGCCGATTGCCTCGCCGCGTTGTACTTCCACGAGTTGCGTTATGATCCTGATGCGCCGGACTGGAAGGACCGCGACCGCTTTGTACTATCGACCGGCCATTATGCAATCGCGATGTATGCGGTTCTCGCCGAGGCCGGCTATCTGCCGGTAACAGAACTCGCAAGCTATGGTCTCAATGGATCCTCTCTTCCCATGAGCACGTTCGATGACACGCCAGGTGTCGAGATGGTCGGCGGCTCGCTCGGCCACGGGCTCGGCCAGTCGGTCGGCATGGCGATCGGATTGCGGCTCGATGGATCACCCGCGCGCGTCTTCAACGAATTGTCGGACGGCGAGTTGCAGGAAGGCTCCACCTGGGAAGCCGCAATGGGCGCCGCCACCTTCAAGCTCGATAGTCTCGTCGCCATCATCGATTGCAATGGCATCCAGGCAGATGGCCCGGTCACCGTGATGATCGATCCCGTCGCCGACAAATTCACCGCCTTCGGCTGGGAAGCGGTGGAGATCGACGGCAACGACATGCAGGCCTTGGTGACGGCATTGGCCAATGCTCGAACGCCCAACGGCAAGCCCAAAGCAATCGTGTTGCGGACAATACCAGGAAAGGGCGTGCCGACGCTTGAGCGGCGGGATCGGGCGCATTTCGTGCGCGTCGCGAATGACGAATGGGACGAACTCAAGGCCGAGCTGGAGATTCACCATGGCTGA
- a CDS encoding transketolase family protein, whose translation MADATETLTGRTRGMGELIDVAGKTTEVAPFGTSLAALAKERPEIVGLTADMGRYSDILPFRDAFPDRFFNVGMAEQDLIMIAAGLSKVGKIAYCTTYSVFITRRAYDFVAIACAHSKANVKIFAGMPGLVNGYGATHQATEDLNMMRGIADLTIIDPCDATELKQVVRAVADIPGTVYVRNLRGKVPVELSDDYRFELGKAKVLREGSGVGIISCGYMSMRARDAANIAAAQGIDAAVLHVGTIKPFDRDGVLAFARRFDRLIVAENHKTTGGLASLVVEALYDAGLVKPLIKIGLVDSFFECGSQEYLEAKYEVDLPRFVRAIVDNR comes from the coding sequence ATGGCTGACGCCACAGAGACCTTGACCGGCCGCACACGCGGCATGGGCGAGCTGATCGATGTTGCGGGCAAGACGACAGAGGTGGCGCCCTTCGGCACCAGCCTCGCCGCTCTCGCCAAGGAACGGCCGGAGATCGTCGGGCTCACCGCTGATATGGGTCGCTACAGCGACATCCTGCCCTTCCGCGACGCCTTTCCAGATCGCTTCTTCAATGTTGGCATGGCGGAGCAGGATCTGATCATGATCGCCGCCGGCCTCTCCAAGGTCGGCAAGATCGCCTATTGCACCACCTACTCGGTGTTTATCACGCGCCGGGCCTATGACTTCGTCGCCATCGCCTGCGCGCATTCCAAGGCGAATGTGAAGATTTTCGCCGGCATGCCTGGACTGGTCAACGGTTATGGCGCGACCCATCAGGCGACCGAGGATCTCAATATGATGCGCGGGATCGCCGATCTGACCATCATCGATCCCTGTGACGCGACTGAGTTGAAGCAAGTGGTGCGCGCCGTGGCGGATATTCCTGGAACGGTCTATGTGCGCAATCTTCGCGGTAAAGTACCGGTCGAACTTAGTGACGACTACCGATTCGAGTTGGGGAAGGCCAAGGTCCTGCGTGAGGGCAGTGGAGTGGGCATCATCTCCTGCGGCTATATGTCGATGCGCGCGCGGGATGCGGCGAACATCGCAGCAGCCCAGGGCATCGACGCAGCGGTGCTGCATGTCGGCACGATCAAGCCCTTCGACCGGGACGGTGTGCTGGCCTTCGCACGCCGCTTCGATCGGCTGATCGTCGCCGAGAACCACAAGACGACCGGCGGCCTGGCGAGTCTGGTCGTGGAGGCGCTGTATGATGCCGGGCTCGTCAAGCCGCTCATCAAGATCGGACTTGTAGATAGCTTCTTCGAGTGCGGATCACAGGAATATCTGGAAGCGAAATACGAAGTCGATCTGCCACGTTTCGTCCGCGCCATCGTGGATAACCGGTAA
- a CDS encoding SDR family NAD(P)-dependent oxidoreductase, producing MAELAGRVALITGAGSGLGLETARLFAREGALIVINDVRAEAAEAAALSLGPDHLAVAGDVADEASVAAMVAATMACYGRIDILVNNAGVPDAFVATVDQTLTHWQRLIDIHLTGTYLVSKTVAPHMIERKAGVILNLNSIAGILGLPVRTAYSAAKAGIGMLTQVLGCEWAPYGIRVNAVAPGYMLTPLLQRLIDEGKVDGDRIRRRTPMGKLGRAEHIAEAMLFLASDRAAFITAITLPVDGGYCSWGAPSDAYPLDELPPH from the coding sequence ATGGCGGAACTTGCAGGCAGGGTCGCTCTGATTACGGGAGCTGGTAGTGGCCTCGGGCTGGAAACGGCACGCCTCTTCGCGCGCGAGGGTGCCCTGATCGTCATCAACGACGTACGCGCGGAGGCCGCGGAGGCCGCGGCACTGTCATTGGGGCCGGACCATCTCGCGGTCGCCGGCGATGTAGCGGATGAGGCGTCGGTTGCGGCGATGGTCGCGGCGACCATGGCTTGCTATGGTCGCATCGATATCCTGGTCAACAATGCGGGTGTTCCCGACGCTTTCGTCGCGACAGTCGATCAGACGCTTACGCATTGGCAGCGGCTCATCGATATCCATCTCACCGGCACCTATCTGGTATCGAAGACCGTCGCGCCACACATGATCGAACGGAAGGCCGGGGTGATCCTGAACCTGAATTCGATCGCAGGCATCCTCGGTCTGCCGGTGCGAACCGCCTATAGCGCCGCCAAGGCCGGGATCGGGATGCTGACGCAGGTGCTCGGCTGCGAGTGGGCGCCGTACGGAATCCGCGTGAATGCTGTCGCACCGGGCTATATGCTCACGCCACTTTTGCAGAGGCTGATCGACGAGGGCAAGGTTGATGGCGACCGCATCCGGCGCCGCACGCCGATGGGCAAACTCGGCCGCGCCGAGCATATCGCGGAAGCGATGTTGTTTTTGGCCTCCGACCGCGCGGCCTTCATCACCGCTATTACACTTCCCGTCGATGGCGGCTATTGTTCTTGGGGCGCACCGAGCGATGCCTATCCGCTCGACGAACTTCCCCCGCATTGA
- a CDS encoding glycerol dehydrogenase: MGRTERCLSARRTSPALRRPDVMRLETPPGMRIFGSPHRYVQGPDAIDALGGLIKAYGATPLIVIDQFLVSVLQDRLAYTMLSAGLTPMLLPFGGEITYAAIDALVARTNGSALSVVVGVGGGKALDAAKSVAVQLALPMVTVPTIASNDSPTSAAIAMYDAHHVMIAVDRMPRSPDLVVVDTRVIANAPTHFLRAGIGDAIAKKFEAHGCRNGTGNTPFGSRPLMTAIAIADACYATLRDHAAAALLAVTAGILTDDVEATIEAVILMSGLGFENGGLSIAHSLTRGLVVARGAKVAMHGNQIAYGTLVQLAAEDRSAPFIADVMAFLQSIDLPIRLAELGMANATDTEIDDIARLTMTAPHLANVAWPVTQADIGRAIHRIEQLATAQTFTPVSGVV; this comes from the coding sequence TTGGGGCGCACCGAGCGATGCCTATCCGCTCGACGAACTTCCCCCGCATTGAGAAGGCCGGATGTGATGAGGCTGGAAACGCCGCCAGGGATGCGCATCTTCGGATCGCCCCATCGCTACGTTCAAGGACCGGATGCCATTGACGCGCTTGGTGGCCTCATCAAGGCGTATGGAGCCACGCCTCTGATCGTCATCGATCAATTTCTTGTGTCTGTCCTGCAGGATCGTTTGGCATACACGATGCTGTCTGCTGGATTGACCCCGATGCTGCTGCCTTTTGGTGGAGAGATCACCTACGCTGCGATCGATGCGCTCGTTGCGCGAACAAATGGTTCCGCGCTCTCGGTCGTCGTGGGCGTGGGCGGCGGCAAGGCGCTGGATGCCGCCAAAAGTGTCGCCGTGCAACTGGCGCTTCCCATGGTGACTGTGCCGACCATCGCGTCCAATGACTCGCCCACCAGCGCCGCCATCGCTATGTACGATGCGCATCACGTCATGATTGCTGTTGACCGGATGCCGCGCAGCCCGGATCTGGTGGTCGTGGATACGCGCGTGATTGCTAATGCTCCGACGCATTTCCTGCGCGCGGGCATTGGCGACGCGATCGCCAAGAAATTCGAGGCACATGGCTGCCGGAATGGCACAGGAAACACGCCCTTCGGTTCGCGTCCACTGATGACAGCCATCGCCATCGCGGATGCCTGCTACGCAACGCTCCGCGATCACGCGGCGGCGGCCCTCCTCGCGGTCACCGCCGGCATCCTCACCGATGATGTAGAAGCAACGATTGAGGCGGTTATCTTGATGAGTGGACTGGGCTTTGAAAATGGCGGCCTGTCGATCGCGCATTCGCTGACCCGCGGGCTGGTGGTGGCGCGGGGCGCGAAGGTCGCGATGCACGGCAACCAGATCGCCTATGGCACGCTGGTTCAGTTGGCGGCGGAGGACCGGTCAGCCCCCTTTATCGCCGATGTCATGGCTTTTCTGCAGAGCATCGACCTGCCAATCCGACTGGCGGAACTGGGCATGGCAAATGCGACCGATACGGAGATAGACGATATCGCCCGGCTGACGATGACGGCGCCGCATCTTGCCAATGTCGCCTGGCCTGTCACTCAGGCGGATATCGGTCGGGCGATTCATCGGATCGAGCAATTGGCCACGGCCCAGACCTTCACGCCGGTTTCAGGAGTCGTATGA
- a CDS encoding CoA transferase subunit A, which produces MKTCPDAVSAVTGLLRDGMTLMAGGFGLCGIPETLIEAVRLSGARNLTFISNNCGVDDFGLGILLASGQISRMISSYVGENKLFEQLYLAGKLELEFNPQGTLAERIRAGGAGIPAFFTKTGVGTMVADGKEVRRFKGQDYVMETALVADLSLVKAWKADPEGNLIYRKTARNFNPMMATAGTVTIAEVEEIVCPGMLDPDHVHTPGIYVDRIVQGQSYEKRIERRTTRPRPSLEVIA; this is translated from the coding sequence ATGAAGACCTGTCCCGACGCCGTGAGTGCCGTAACGGGCCTTCTGCGAGACGGCATGACCCTCATGGCGGGCGGGTTCGGCCTGTGCGGTATTCCAGAGACTTTGATTGAGGCAGTAAGGTTGAGTGGCGCACGCAACCTCACCTTTATTTCGAACAATTGTGGTGTCGATGACTTTGGTCTCGGTATTCTTCTCGCCAGCGGTCAGATTAGCCGGATGATCAGTTCCTATGTTGGTGAAAACAAGCTGTTTGAGCAACTCTATCTGGCCGGAAAGCTGGAGCTAGAGTTCAATCCGCAGGGAACGCTCGCGGAGCGCATCCGCGCCGGAGGCGCCGGCATTCCGGCTTTCTTCACCAAAACCGGCGTCGGCACGATGGTCGCGGATGGCAAAGAAGTGCGGCGCTTCAAGGGACAGGATTATGTGATGGAGACGGCACTCGTCGCAGACCTATCTCTCGTCAAGGCATGGAAGGCCGACCCGGAGGGTAATCTCATCTATCGCAAGACAGCGCGAAATTTCAATCCGATGATGGCGACGGCTGGCACCGTGACCATCGCCGAGGTTGAGGAGATCGTCTGCCCTGGCATGCTCGACCCTGATCATGTCCATACGCCGGGGATCTATGTCGATCGGATCGTGCAAGGACAGTCCTACGAGAAGCGGATTGAGCGGCGAACCACCCGGCCCCGCCCGAGTCTGGAGGTCATTGCCTGA
- a CDS encoding 3-oxoacid CoA-transferase subunit B — protein MAWTREEMAHRAAGEIRDGFYVNLGIGIPTLVANWIAADLTVTLQSENGMLGMGPFPYEDEVDADVINAGKQTVSEIPMTSYVSSADSFAMIRGGHMDLSILGAMQVSETGDLANWMVPGKMVKGMGGAMDLVAGVKRVTVLMDHVEKSGAPKLVPNCTLPLTGAKVVDLVITDLAVFRFAERGGRLDLVELAPGVGLDEINAKTTAAFDVRLASE, from the coding sequence ATGGCCTGGACGCGGGAGGAGATGGCGCATCGCGCCGCAGGCGAAATTCGCGACGGTTTCTATGTCAATCTGGGCATTGGCATCCCGACGCTGGTCGCCAACTGGATCGCGGCGGATCTGACGGTCACTCTTCAAAGCGAAAACGGCATGCTCGGCATGGGCCCTTTTCCCTACGAGGATGAGGTCGATGCCGATGTCATCAACGCCGGCAAACAGACCGTCAGTGAAATCCCCATGACGAGCTACGTATCAAGCGCCGATAGCTTCGCGATGATCCGCGGCGGGCATATGGACCTGTCTATTCTCGGTGCCATGCAGGTATCCGAGACGGGAGATCTCGCCAATTGGATGGTGCCGGGCAAGATGGTCAAAGGTATGGGAGGTGCAATGGATCTCGTGGCCGGGGTCAAGCGCGTCACGGTGTTGATGGATCATGTCGAGAAGTCCGGCGCGCCGAAGCTCGTTCCGAATTGCACCTTGCCGTTGACGGGTGCCAAGGTGGTTGACCTCGTCATCACGGACCTCGCCGTATTCCGCTTTGCCGAACGCGGGGGCAGGTTGGATCTGGTGGAGCTCGCACCCGGTGTGGGGCTTGACGAGATCAATGCCAAGACGACGGCTGCCTTCGATGTCAGGCTCGCTTCCGAATGA
- a CDS encoding SDR family NAD(P)-dependent oxidoreductase: MTDQGFSLRGDTALVTGASGGLGRHFAGVLGHAGAAIVLAARRGDKLAEAVATLQESGVRAMAVVMDVTDANSVVAAFAEAEAFGPISILVNNSGVAVSASSLDLEEKDWDRVLDTNLKGAWLVSRAFARHVRTEKRQGAIINVASILGFRVAGHVSAYAVSKAGLVQLTQAMALELARFGIRVNALAPGYIATDLNRDFFASDAGKAMIARIPQRRLGAPEDLDGPLLLLASDASRYMTGATITVDGGHLVSSL; this comes from the coding sequence ATGACCGATCAAGGCTTCAGTTTGCGCGGTGACACGGCCTTGGTGACCGGCGCTTCGGGCGGCCTCGGGCGGCATTTCGCCGGCGTCCTCGGGCATGCCGGCGCCGCCATCGTGCTCGCGGCCCGACGCGGCGATAAGCTAGCCGAAGCCGTTGCGACATTGCAGGAAAGTGGCGTGCGGGCAATGGCCGTGGTGATGGACGTGACCGACGCCAATTCGGTCGTGGCGGCTTTCGCCGAGGCCGAAGCCTTCGGCCCTATCTCGATCCTGGTCAACAACTCCGGCGTTGCGGTGTCAGCCTCCAGTCTCGATCTTGAGGAAAAGGATTGGGATCGCGTGCTGGATACCAATCTCAAGGGCGCCTGGCTGGTGTCACGCGCCTTTGCGCGCCACGTGAGGACGGAGAAGAGGCAAGGTGCGATTATCAATGTCGCGTCGATCCTCGGGTTTCGCGTCGCGGGTCATGTTTCGGCCTATGCGGTGTCGAAGGCGGGGCTTGTGCAACTCACCCAGGCCATGGCGCTGGAACTCGCCCGCTTCGGTATCCGGGTCAACGCCCTGGCACCGGGCTATATCGCGACGGATCTCAATCGTGACTTCTTCGCAAGCGATGCGGGGAAGGCGATGATCGCCCGCATTCCCCAACGTCGCCTCGGCGCGCCGGAGGATCTCGATGGTCCGCTGCTGCTGCTGGCGAGCGATGCGTCGCGCTACATGACGGGCGCGACCATCACCGTGGACGGTGGCCATCTGGTGAGTTCGCTATGA
- a CDS encoding phosphotransferase family protein — MTEIDADRLRSFLVERLGVSGPMALDRIAGGQSNPTFFVTFSDRRLVLRKKPEGPILPSAHAIDREYRVLTALAETEVPVPRALLYHAQTDVLGTPFYVMERLEGRVFHDCALPGLAPSERRAIYLSMAETLAALHRVDPASVGLGDYGRPGNYFERQIARWSRQWASSPSRDIPELDALVAWLPDHLPPDDGRVAIAHGDFRLGNLIIHPSEPRVVGVLDWELSTLGHPLADLGFCCMPWHTGPDEYAGILGLDHAKLGIPEQAEFVTRYFAGGATDGSFGTFHLAFALFRFAVIFVGIADRAQAGSAAGANAAEVSHLARPFARRALDIIRHA; from the coding sequence ATGACGGAGATCGATGCCGACCGGCTCAGGAGCTTTTTGGTCGAGCGTCTTGGCGTGAGCGGTCCGATGGCGCTCGACCGCATTGCCGGTGGCCAATCGAACCCGACGTTTTTCGTGACTTTCTCCGATCGCCGTCTGGTGTTGCGAAAGAAACCCGAGGGGCCGATCCTGCCCTCGGCGCATGCCATAGACCGCGAATATCGTGTCCTGACGGCACTGGCGGAGACCGAGGTGCCTGTGCCTCGGGCCTTGTTGTATCACGCCCAAACAGACGTTCTGGGCACACCCTTTTACGTCATGGAGCGGCTGGAGGGGCGTGTCTTTCATGACTGCGCCCTGCCTGGCCTGGCCCCTTCCGAGCGGCGGGCGATCTACCTCAGCATGGCGGAAACGCTGGCCGCGCTGCATCGCGTTGACCCGGCATCCGTAGGCCTCGGGGACTACGGACGTCCTGGCAATTACTTCGAGCGTCAGATCGCGCGCTGGTCCCGCCAATGGGCAAGCTCACCCAGCCGCGACATCCCGGAGCTGGACGCCCTGGTCGCATGGCTGCCGGATCACCTGCCGCCAGATGACGGTCGCGTCGCCATCGCGCACGGCGATTTCCGTCTCGGCAATCTCATCATCCACCCCAGCGAACCCCGCGTCGTCGGGGTGCTGGACTGGGAGCTGTCAACGCTTGGGCATCCGCTGGCCGATCTCGGATTCTGTTGCATGCCATGGCATACGGGACCGGATGAATATGCCGGCATCCTCGGTCTTGACCACGCGAAGCTTGGCATTCCAGAGCAGGCAGAATTTGTTACGCGCTATTTCGCGGGCGGCGCGACCGATGGCAGTTTCGGCACGTTCCACCTCGCCTTTGCGCTGTTTCGCTTTGCCGTCATTTTCGTGGGCATCGCCGATCGTGCGCAAGCGGGGTCTGCGGCCGGTGCCAATGCTGCCGAGGTCAGCCATCTGGCGCGGCCGTTTGCGCGCCGCGCCCTCGACATTATCCGTCACGCCTGA